The following coding sequences lie in one Mus musculus strain C57BL/6J chromosome 11, GRCm38.p6 C57BL/6J genomic window:
- the Caskin2 gene encoding caskin-2 isoform X1, with the protein MGQVLFCTPKELLGSTKRLNINYQDADGFSALHHAALGGSLELIALLLEAQATVDIKDSNGMRPLHYAAWQGRLEPVRLLLRASAAVNAASLDGQIPLHLAAQYGHYEVSEMLLQHQSNPCLVNKLKKTPLDLACEFGRLKVAQLLLNSHLCVALLEGEAKDPCDPNYTTPLHLAAKNGHREVIRQLLKAGIEINRQTKTGTALHEAALYGKTEVVRLLLEGGVDVNIRNTYNQTALDIVNQFTTSQASREIKQLLREASGILKVRALKDFWNLHDPTALNVRAGDVITVLEQHPDGRWKGHIHESQRGTDRVGYFPPGIVEVVSKRVGIPVARLPSAPTPLRPSFSRISQPAADDPLPSVPYGQLPRVGLSPDSPAGDRNSVGSEGSVGSIRSAGSGQSSEGTNGHGTGLLIENAQPLPSASEDQGLPGLHAPSPADNLSHRPLAGYRSGEIFTQDVRPEQLLEGKDAQAIHNWLSEFQLEGYTAHFLQAGYDVPTISRMTPEDLTAIGVTKPGHRKKIASEIAQLSIAEWLPNYIPVDLLEWLCALGLPQYHKQLVSSGYDSMGLVADLTWEELQEIGVNKLGHQKKLMLGVKRLAELRRGLLHGEALGEGGRRMTRGPELMAIEGLENGEGPTTAGPRLLTFQGSELSPELQAAMAGGGSEPLPLPPARSPSQESIGARSRGSGHSQEQPVPQPSVGDPSAPQERNLPEGTERPSKLCSPLPGQGPAPYVFMCPQNLPSSPAPGPPPGVPRAFSYLAGSPAAPPDPPRPKRRSHSLSRPGPAEGEAEGEAEGPVGSALGSYATLTRRPGRSTLARTSPSLTPTRGTPRSQSFALRARRKGPPPPPPKRLSSVSGSTEPPSLDGTSGPKEGATGPRRRTLSEPTGPSESPGPSAPTGPVSDTEEEPGPEGTPPSRGSSGEGLPFAEEGNLTIKQRPKPAGPPPRETPVPPGLDFNLTESDTVKRRPKCKEREPLQTALLAFGVVGSDTPGPSNPLSTQAPCDPPSASSNPPQRSEPSVLPSQGTSASSLSSVTQSPGHPGPSAGPALANSTGSKPNVETEPPAPPAALLKVPGAGTAPKPVSVACTQLAFSGPKLAPRLGPRPVPPPRPENTGPVCPGRAQQRLEQTSSSLEAALRAAEKSIGTEERDGPTGTSTKHILDDISTMFDALADQLDAMLD; encoded by the exons ATGGGGCAGGTGCTTTTCTGTACCCCGAAAG AGCTCCTGGGCTCCACGAAGAGACTCAACATTAACTACCAGGATGCTGATGG ATTCTCTGCTCTCCACCACGCTGCCTTGGGGGGCAGCCTGGAACTCATAGCCTTGCTGCTGGAGGCTCAAGCCACTGTGGACATCAAGGACAGCAATG GCATGCGCCCCCTACACTATGCAGCCTGGCAGGGCCGCCTGGAGCCCGTGAGACTGCTGCTCCGGGCTTCCGCCGCTGTCAACGCTGCCTCGCTGGATGGGCAGATCCCCCTGCACCTGGCTGCGCAGTACGGGCATTATGAGGTG TCAGAaatgcttctccagcaccagtcTAACCCATGCCTAGTCAACAAGTTGAAGAAGACACCCCTAGACCTAGCCTGTGAATTTGGGCGGCTCAAG GTGGCCCAGCTGCTTTTGAACAGCCACTTATGCGTGGCACTGCTAGAGGGAGAGGCGAAGGACCCATGTGACCCCAACTACACCACACCCCTGCACTTGGCTGCCAAGAATGGCCACAGAGAAGTCATCAG GCAGCTCTTGAAAGCTGGTATTGAGATCAACCGCCAGACCAAGACAGGCACCGCACTCCACGAGGCTGCGCTGTATGGCAAGACTGAGGTGGTGCGGCTGCTCCTGGAG GGAGGTGTGGACGTGAATATCCGGAACACATATAACCAGACGGCGCTGGACATAGTCAATCAGTTCACCACCTCCCAGGCCAGCCGGGAAATCAAGCAGCTACTTCGAG AGGCTTCAGGGATCTTGAAGGTTCGAGCGCTTAAGGATTTCTGGAACCTTCATGACCCCACCGCTCTCAATGTCCGAGCAGGAGATGTCATCACG GTGCTCGAACAGCACCCCGATGGCCGCTGGAAGGGCCACATCCATGAGAGCCAAAGGGGCACAGACCGTGTTGGCTACTTCCCCCCGGGCATCGTCGAGGTGGTCAGCAAGCGGGTGGGCATCCCTGTGGCCCGcctcccctctgcccccacccctctgCGACCAAGCTTCTCCCGGATATCACAACCTGCGGCCGACGATCCCCTGCCATCTGTCCCCTACGGCCAGCTCCCTCGGGTGGGCCTCAGCCCAGACAGTCCAG cagGTGACAGGAATAGCGTGGGCAGCGAGGGTAGCGTGGGCAGCATCCGCAGTGCTGGCAGCGGGCAGAGCTCTGAAGGCACCAACGGCCATGGCACTGGCCTCCTGATTGAGAACGCTCAG CCACTGCCCTCTGCCAGTGAGGACCAGGGACTGCCAGGCCTGCATGCCCCGTCCCCAGCAG ACAACCTGAGCCACCGCCCTCTGGCCGGTTACCGCTCTGGAGAGATCTTCACCCAGGATGTGAGACCAGAGCAGCTACTGGAAGGGAAG GATGCACAGGCCATTCATAACTGGCTAAGTGAGTTCCAGCTAGAGGGCTACACTGCCCACTTCCTGCAGGCTGGCTACGATGTGCCGACCATCAGCCGGATGACACCTGAG GATTTGACGGCCATTGGGGTGACCAAGCCTGGACACAGGAAGAAGATCGCCTCGGAGATTGCCCAGCTTAGCATTGCTGAGTGGCTGCCCAATTATATCCCG GTGGACTTGCTGGAGTGGCTGTGTGCACTGGGGCTGCCGCAGTACCACAAGCAGCTGGTGAGCAGCGGCTACGACTCTATGGGGCTGGTGGCCGACCTCACCTGGGAGGAGCTGCAGGAGATAGGCGTGAACAAGCTGG GGCACCAGAAGAAGCTAATGCTAGGTGTGAAACGGCTGGCAGAACTTCGGCGGGGCCTGCTGCATGGAGAAGCCCTGGGTGAAGGCGGACGCCGGATGACCAGGGGTCCAGAGCTGATGGCCATCGAAGGCCTGGAGAATGGGGAAGGCCCAACTACAGCTGGCCCTCGCCTCCTCACCTTTCAGGGCAGTGAGCTGAGCCCAGAGCTACAGGCAGCCATGGCAGGGGGTGGCTCAGAACCACTACCCCTTCCTCCGGCCCGTTCTCCTAGCCAGGAGAGCATTGGCGCCCGCTCACGGGGCTCTGGTCACTCACAGGAACAGCCTGTTCCCCAGCCCAGTGTTGGTGACCCCAGCGCCCCACAGGAGAGGAACCTTCCGGAGGGTACAGAGCGCCCCTCTAAGCTTTGTTCTCCGCTCCCTGGCCAAGGACCTGCCCCATATGTCTTTATGTGTCCACAGAACTTACCCTCTAGCCCAGCCCCAGGGCCACCTCCTGGTGTTCCCCGGGCCTTCTCCTACTTGGCTGGCTCTCCGGCCGCTCCTCCAGACCCACCTCGGCCGAAGCGCCGGTCTCACAGCTTGAGCCGCCCTGGCCCTGCTGAGGGGGAAGCTGAAGGGGAGGCTGAAGGGCCAGTGGGCAGTGCCCTGGGCAGTTATGCCACGCTTACTCGGAGACCAGGACGCAGCACCCTTGCCCGGACTAGTCCTAGCCTGACCCCAACTCGAGGGACCCCCCGAAGCCAGTCCTTTGCCCTCCGTGCCCGTCGTAAagggcccccacccccaccccccaagcgcCTCAGTTCTGTCTCTGGCTCCACCGAGCCACCTTCACTAGACGGAACCTCGGGGCCCAAGGAAGGGGCCACAGGTCCCCGGAGGAGAACACTGAGTGAACCAACCGGCCCCTCGGAGTCCCCTGGTCCTTCCGCACCAACTGGCCCTGTGTCGGACACAGAAGAGGAACCTGGCCCTGAGGGAACACCCCCATCTCGGGGCAGCTCAGGGGAAGGCCTGCCATTCGCAGAGGAGGGGAACCTGACTATCAAGCAGCGGCCGAAGCCAGCCGGTCCCCCTCCCCGTGAGACACCTGTGCCCCCTGGCCTTGACTTCAACCTCACAGAGTCAGATACTGTCAAACGCAGGCCCAAGTGCAAGGAGAGAGAGCCACTACAGACTGCACTGTTGGCCTTTGGGGTAGTGGGCAGTGATACCCCGGGCCCCTCCAATCCCCTGTCCACCCAAGCCCCGTGTGACCCTCCCTCAGCTTCCTCTAACCCTCCACAACGGTCTGAGCCCAGCGTCCTTCCATCGCAAGGAACTTCAGCCTCTTCTCTCAGCTCTGTAACTCAGTCCCCTGGGCACCCAGGGCCCAGTGCTGGACCCGCTCTGGCAAACTCCACAGGCAGTAAGCCCAATGTGGAGACGGAGCCTCCGGCTCCCCCGGCCGCCCTCCTCAAAGTGCCTGGAGCAG GAACAGCTCCCAAGCCTGTGTCTGTGGCCTGCACTCAGCTGGCATTTTCAGGCCCAAAGCTGGCCCCCCGGCTCGGTCCCCGTCCAGTACCCCCTCCAAGGCCCGAGAATACCGGGCCTGTGTGTCCAGGTCGGGCCCAACAGAGACTGGAACAGACCAGCTCATCCTTGGAAGCCGCACTGAGGGCAGCTGAGAAGAGCATTGGCACCGAGGAACGAGACGG CCCCACAGGGACGTCTACCAAGCACATTCTGGATGACATTAGCACTATGTTCGATGCCCTGGCGGACCAGCTGGATGCTATGCTGGACTGA
- the Caskin2 gene encoding caskin-2 — translation MGREQDLILAVKNGDVTCVQKLVAKVKAAKTKLLGSTKRLNINYQDADGFSALHHAALGGSLELIALLLEAQATVDIKDSNGMRPLHYAAWQGRLEPVRLLLRASAAVNAASLDGQIPLHLAAQYGHYEVSEMLLQHQSNPCLVNKLKKTPLDLACEFGRLKVAQLLLNSHLCVALLEGEAKDPCDPNYTTPLHLAAKNGHREVIRQLLKAGIEINRQTKTGTALHEAALYGKTEVVRLLLEGGVDVNIRNTYNQTALDIVNQFTTSQASREIKQLLREASGILKVRALKDFWNLHDPTALNVRAGDVITVLEQHPDGRWKGHIHESQRGTDRVGYFPPGIVEVVSKRVGIPVARLPSAPTPLRPSFSRISQPAADDPLPSVPYGQLPRVGLSPDSPAGDRNSVGSEGSVGSIRSAGSGQSSEGTNGHGTGLLIENAQPLPSASEDQGLPGLHAPSPADNLSHRPLAGYRSGEIFTQDVRPEQLLEGKDAQAIHNWLSEFQLEGYTAHFLQAGYDVPTISRMTPEDLTAIGVTKPGHRKKIASEIAQLSIAEWLPNYIPVDLLEWLCALGLPQYHKQLVSSGYDSMGLVADLTWEELQEIGVNKLGHQKKLMLGVKRLAELRRGLLHGEALGEGGRRMTRGPELMAIEGLENGEGPTTAGPRLLTFQGSELSPELQAAMAGGGSEPLPLPPARSPSQESIGARSRGSGHSQEQPVPQPSVGDPSAPQERNLPEGTERPSKLCSPLPGQGPAPYVFMCPQNLPSSPAPGPPPGVPRAFSYLAGSPAAPPDPPRPKRRSHSLSRPGPAEGEAEGEAEGPVGSALGSYATLTRRPGRSTLARTSPSLTPTRGTPRSQSFALRARRKGPPPPPPKRLSSVSGSTEPPSLDGTSGPKEGATGPRRRTLSEPTGPSESPGPSAPTGPVSDTEEEPGPEGTPPSRGSSGEGLPFAEEGNLTIKQRPKPAGPPPRETPVPPGLDFNLTESDTVKRRPKCKEREPLQTALLAFGVVGSDTPGPSNPLSTQAPCDPPSASSNPPQRSEPSVLPSQGTSASSLSSVTQSPGHPGPSAGPALANSTGSKPNVETEPPAPPAALLKVPGAGTAPKPVSVACTQLAFSGPKLAPRLGPRPVPPPRPENTGPVCPGRAQQRLEQTSSSLEAALRAAEKSIGTEERDGPTGTSTKHILDDISTMFDALADQLDAMLD, via the exons ATGGGTCGTGAACAGGACCTTATCCTTGCCGTCAAGAATGGAGACGTGACCTGCGTGCAGAAACTGGTGGCTAAAGTGAAGGCTGCAAAAACAA AGCTCCTGGGCTCCACGAAGAGACTCAACATTAACTACCAGGATGCTGATGG ATTCTCTGCTCTCCACCACGCTGCCTTGGGGGGCAGCCTGGAACTCATAGCCTTGCTGCTGGAGGCTCAAGCCACTGTGGACATCAAGGACAGCAATG GCATGCGCCCCCTACACTATGCAGCCTGGCAGGGCCGCCTGGAGCCCGTGAGACTGCTGCTCCGGGCTTCCGCCGCTGTCAACGCTGCCTCGCTGGATGGGCAGATCCCCCTGCACCTGGCTGCGCAGTACGGGCATTATGAGGTG TCAGAaatgcttctccagcaccagtcTAACCCATGCCTAGTCAACAAGTTGAAGAAGACACCCCTAGACCTAGCCTGTGAATTTGGGCGGCTCAAG GTGGCCCAGCTGCTTTTGAACAGCCACTTATGCGTGGCACTGCTAGAGGGAGAGGCGAAGGACCCATGTGACCCCAACTACACCACACCCCTGCACTTGGCTGCCAAGAATGGCCACAGAGAAGTCATCAG GCAGCTCTTGAAAGCTGGTATTGAGATCAACCGCCAGACCAAGACAGGCACCGCACTCCACGAGGCTGCGCTGTATGGCAAGACTGAGGTGGTGCGGCTGCTCCTGGAG GGAGGTGTGGACGTGAATATCCGGAACACATATAACCAGACGGCGCTGGACATAGTCAATCAGTTCACCACCTCCCAGGCCAGCCGGGAAATCAAGCAGCTACTTCGAG AGGCTTCAGGGATCTTGAAGGTTCGAGCGCTTAAGGATTTCTGGAACCTTCATGACCCCACCGCTCTCAATGTCCGAGCAGGAGATGTCATCACG GTGCTCGAACAGCACCCCGATGGCCGCTGGAAGGGCCACATCCATGAGAGCCAAAGGGGCACAGACCGTGTTGGCTACTTCCCCCCGGGCATCGTCGAGGTGGTCAGCAAGCGGGTGGGCATCCCTGTGGCCCGcctcccctctgcccccacccctctgCGACCAAGCTTCTCCCGGATATCACAACCTGCGGCCGACGATCCCCTGCCATCTGTCCCCTACGGCCAGCTCCCTCGGGTGGGCCTCAGCCCAGACAGTCCAG cagGTGACAGGAATAGCGTGGGCAGCGAGGGTAGCGTGGGCAGCATCCGCAGTGCTGGCAGCGGGCAGAGCTCTGAAGGCACCAACGGCCATGGCACTGGCCTCCTGATTGAGAACGCTCAG CCACTGCCCTCTGCCAGTGAGGACCAGGGACTGCCAGGCCTGCATGCCCCGTCCCCAGCAG ACAACCTGAGCCACCGCCCTCTGGCCGGTTACCGCTCTGGAGAGATCTTCACCCAGGATGTGAGACCAGAGCAGCTACTGGAAGGGAAG GATGCACAGGCCATTCATAACTGGCTAAGTGAGTTCCAGCTAGAGGGCTACACTGCCCACTTCCTGCAGGCTGGCTACGATGTGCCGACCATCAGCCGGATGACACCTGAG GATTTGACGGCCATTGGGGTGACCAAGCCTGGACACAGGAAGAAGATCGCCTCGGAGATTGCCCAGCTTAGCATTGCTGAGTGGCTGCCCAATTATATCCCG GTGGACTTGCTGGAGTGGCTGTGTGCACTGGGGCTGCCGCAGTACCACAAGCAGCTGGTGAGCAGCGGCTACGACTCTATGGGGCTGGTGGCCGACCTCACCTGGGAGGAGCTGCAGGAGATAGGCGTGAACAAGCTGG GGCACCAGAAGAAGCTAATGCTAGGTGTGAAACGGCTGGCAGAACTTCGGCGGGGCCTGCTGCATGGAGAAGCCCTGGGTGAAGGCGGACGCCGGATGACCAGGGGTCCAGAGCTGATGGCCATCGAAGGCCTGGAGAATGGGGAAGGCCCAACTACAGCTGGCCCTCGCCTCCTCACCTTTCAGGGCAGTGAGCTGAGCCCAGAGCTACAGGCAGCCATGGCAGGGGGTGGCTCAGAACCACTACCCCTTCCTCCGGCCCGTTCTCCTAGCCAGGAGAGCATTGGCGCCCGCTCACGGGGCTCTGGTCACTCACAGGAACAGCCTGTTCCCCAGCCCAGTGTTGGTGACCCCAGCGCCCCACAGGAGAGGAACCTTCCGGAGGGTACAGAGCGCCCCTCTAAGCTTTGTTCTCCGCTCCCTGGCCAAGGACCTGCCCCATATGTCTTTATGTGTCCACAGAACTTACCCTCTAGCCCAGCCCCAGGGCCACCTCCTGGTGTTCCCCGGGCCTTCTCCTACTTGGCTGGCTCTCCGGCCGCTCCTCCAGACCCACCTCGGCCGAAGCGCCGGTCTCACAGCTTGAGCCGCCCTGGCCCTGCTGAGGGGGAAGCTGAAGGGGAGGCTGAAGGGCCAGTGGGCAGTGCCCTGGGCAGTTATGCCACGCTTACTCGGAGACCAGGACGCAGCACCCTTGCCCGGACTAGTCCTAGCCTGACCCCAACTCGAGGGACCCCCCGAAGCCAGTCCTTTGCCCTCCGTGCCCGTCGTAAagggcccccacccccaccccccaagcgcCTCAGTTCTGTCTCTGGCTCCACCGAGCCACCTTCACTAGACGGAACCTCGGGGCCCAAGGAAGGGGCCACAGGTCCCCGGAGGAGAACACTGAGTGAACCAACCGGCCCCTCGGAGTCCCCTGGTCCTTCCGCACCAACTGGCCCTGTGTCGGACACAGAAGAGGAACCTGGCCCTGAGGGAACACCCCCATCTCGGGGCAGCTCAGGGGAAGGCCTGCCATTCGCAGAGGAGGGGAACCTGACTATCAAGCAGCGGCCGAAGCCAGCCGGTCCCCCTCCCCGTGAGACACCTGTGCCCCCTGGCCTTGACTTCAACCTCACAGAGTCAGATACTGTCAAACGCAGGCCCAAGTGCAAGGAGAGAGAGCCACTACAGACTGCACTGTTGGCCTTTGGGGTAGTGGGCAGTGATACCCCGGGCCCCTCCAATCCCCTGTCCACCCAAGCCCCGTGTGACCCTCCCTCAGCTTCCTCTAACCCTCCACAACGGTCTGAGCCCAGCGTCCTTCCATCGCAAGGAACTTCAGCCTCTTCTCTCAGCTCTGTAACTCAGTCCCCTGGGCACCCAGGGCCCAGTGCTGGACCCGCTCTGGCAAACTCCACAGGCAGTAAGCCCAATGTGGAGACGGAGCCTCCGGCTCCCCCGGCCGCCCTCCTCAAAGTGCCTGGAGCAG GAACAGCTCCCAAGCCTGTGTCTGTGGCCTGCACTCAGCTGGCATTTTCAGGCCCAAAGCTGGCCCCCCGGCTCGGTCCCCGTCCAGTACCCCCTCCAAGGCCCGAGAATACCGGGCCTGTGTGTCCAGGTCGGGCCCAACAGAGACTGGAACAGACCAGCTCATCCTTGGAAGCCGCACTGAGGGCAGCTGAGAAGAGCATTGGCACCGAGGAACGAGACGG CCCCACAGGGACGTCTACCAAGCACATTCTGGATGACATTAGCACTATGTTCGATGCCCTGGCGGACCAGCTGGATGCTATGCTGGACTGA
- the Caskin2 gene encoding caskin-2 isoform X3 — MLLQHQSNPCLVNKLKKTPLDLACEFGRLKVAQLLLNSHLCVALLEGEAKDPCDPNYTTPLHLAAKNGHREVIRQLLKAGIEINRQTKTGTALHEAALYGKTEVVRLLLEGGVDVNIRNTYNQTALDIVNQFTTSQASREIKQLLREASGILKVRALKDFWNLHDPTALNVRAGDVITVLEQHPDGRWKGHIHESQRGTDRVGYFPPGIVEVVSKRVGIPVARLPSAPTPLRPSFSRISQPAADDPLPSVPYGQLPRVGLSPDSPAGDRNSVGSEGSVGSIRSAGSGQSSEGTNGHGTGLLIENAQPLPSASEDQGLPGLHAPSPADNLSHRPLAGYRSGEIFTQDVRPEQLLEGKDAQAIHNWLSEFQLEGYTAHFLQAGYDVPTISRMTPEDLTAIGVTKPGHRKKIASEIAQLSIAEWLPNYIPVDLLEWLCALGLPQYHKQLVSSGYDSMGLVADLTWEELQEIGVNKLGHQKKLMLGVKRLAELRRGLLHGEALGEGGRRMTRGPELMAIEGLENGEGPTTAGPRLLTFQGSELSPELQAAMAGGGSEPLPLPPARSPSQESIGARSRGSGHSQEQPVPQPSVGDPSAPQERNLPEGTERPSKLCSPLPGQGPAPYVFMCPQNLPSSPAPGPPPGVPRAFSYLAGSPAAPPDPPRPKRRSHSLSRPGPAEGEAEGEAEGPVGSALGSYATLTRRPGRSTLARTSPSLTPTRGTPRSQSFALRARRKGPPPPPPKRLSSVSGSTEPPSLDGTSGPKEGATGPRRRTLSEPTGPSESPGPSAPTGPVSDTEEEPGPEGTPPSRGSSGEGLPFAEEGNLTIKQRPKPAGPPPRETPVPPGLDFNLTESDTVKRRPKCKEREPLQTALLAFGVVGSDTPGPSNPLSTQAPCDPPSASSNPPQRSEPSVLPSQGTSASSLSSVTQSPGHPGPSAGPALANSTGSKPNVETEPPAPPAALLKVPGAGTAPKPVSVACTQLAFSGPKLAPRLGPRPVPPPRPENTGPVCPGRAQQRLEQTSSSLEAALRAAEKSIGTEERDGPTGTSTKHILDDISTMFDALADQLDAMLD; from the exons atgcttctccagcaccagtcTAACCCATGCCTAGTCAACAAGTTGAAGAAGACACCCCTAGACCTAGCCTGTGAATTTGGGCGGCTCAAG GTGGCCCAGCTGCTTTTGAACAGCCACTTATGCGTGGCACTGCTAGAGGGAGAGGCGAAGGACCCATGTGACCCCAACTACACCACACCCCTGCACTTGGCTGCCAAGAATGGCCACAGAGAAGTCATCAG GCAGCTCTTGAAAGCTGGTATTGAGATCAACCGCCAGACCAAGACAGGCACCGCACTCCACGAGGCTGCGCTGTATGGCAAGACTGAGGTGGTGCGGCTGCTCCTGGAG GGAGGTGTGGACGTGAATATCCGGAACACATATAACCAGACGGCGCTGGACATAGTCAATCAGTTCACCACCTCCCAGGCCAGCCGGGAAATCAAGCAGCTACTTCGAG AGGCTTCAGGGATCTTGAAGGTTCGAGCGCTTAAGGATTTCTGGAACCTTCATGACCCCACCGCTCTCAATGTCCGAGCAGGAGATGTCATCACG GTGCTCGAACAGCACCCCGATGGCCGCTGGAAGGGCCACATCCATGAGAGCCAAAGGGGCACAGACCGTGTTGGCTACTTCCCCCCGGGCATCGTCGAGGTGGTCAGCAAGCGGGTGGGCATCCCTGTGGCCCGcctcccctctgcccccacccctctgCGACCAAGCTTCTCCCGGATATCACAACCTGCGGCCGACGATCCCCTGCCATCTGTCCCCTACGGCCAGCTCCCTCGGGTGGGCCTCAGCCCAGACAGTCCAG cagGTGACAGGAATAGCGTGGGCAGCGAGGGTAGCGTGGGCAGCATCCGCAGTGCTGGCAGCGGGCAGAGCTCTGAAGGCACCAACGGCCATGGCACTGGCCTCCTGATTGAGAACGCTCAG CCACTGCCCTCTGCCAGTGAGGACCAGGGACTGCCAGGCCTGCATGCCCCGTCCCCAGCAG ACAACCTGAGCCACCGCCCTCTGGCCGGTTACCGCTCTGGAGAGATCTTCACCCAGGATGTGAGACCAGAGCAGCTACTGGAAGGGAAG GATGCACAGGCCATTCATAACTGGCTAAGTGAGTTCCAGCTAGAGGGCTACACTGCCCACTTCCTGCAGGCTGGCTACGATGTGCCGACCATCAGCCGGATGACACCTGAG GATTTGACGGCCATTGGGGTGACCAAGCCTGGACACAGGAAGAAGATCGCCTCGGAGATTGCCCAGCTTAGCATTGCTGAGTGGCTGCCCAATTATATCCCG GTGGACTTGCTGGAGTGGCTGTGTGCACTGGGGCTGCCGCAGTACCACAAGCAGCTGGTGAGCAGCGGCTACGACTCTATGGGGCTGGTGGCCGACCTCACCTGGGAGGAGCTGCAGGAGATAGGCGTGAACAAGCTGG GGCACCAGAAGAAGCTAATGCTAGGTGTGAAACGGCTGGCAGAACTTCGGCGGGGCCTGCTGCATGGAGAAGCCCTGGGTGAAGGCGGACGCCGGATGACCAGGGGTCCAGAGCTGATGGCCATCGAAGGCCTGGAGAATGGGGAAGGCCCAACTACAGCTGGCCCTCGCCTCCTCACCTTTCAGGGCAGTGAGCTGAGCCCAGAGCTACAGGCAGCCATGGCAGGGGGTGGCTCAGAACCACTACCCCTTCCTCCGGCCCGTTCTCCTAGCCAGGAGAGCATTGGCGCCCGCTCACGGGGCTCTGGTCACTCACAGGAACAGCCTGTTCCCCAGCCCAGTGTTGGTGACCCCAGCGCCCCACAGGAGAGGAACCTTCCGGAGGGTACAGAGCGCCCCTCTAAGCTTTGTTCTCCGCTCCCTGGCCAAGGACCTGCCCCATATGTCTTTATGTGTCCACAGAACTTACCCTCTAGCCCAGCCCCAGGGCCACCTCCTGGTGTTCCCCGGGCCTTCTCCTACTTGGCTGGCTCTCCGGCCGCTCCTCCAGACCCACCTCGGCCGAAGCGCCGGTCTCACAGCTTGAGCCGCCCTGGCCCTGCTGAGGGGGAAGCTGAAGGGGAGGCTGAAGGGCCAGTGGGCAGTGCCCTGGGCAGTTATGCCACGCTTACTCGGAGACCAGGACGCAGCACCCTTGCCCGGACTAGTCCTAGCCTGACCCCAACTCGAGGGACCCCCCGAAGCCAGTCCTTTGCCCTCCGTGCCCGTCGTAAagggcccccacccccaccccccaagcgcCTCAGTTCTGTCTCTGGCTCCACCGAGCCACCTTCACTAGACGGAACCTCGGGGCCCAAGGAAGGGGCCACAGGTCCCCGGAGGAGAACACTGAGTGAACCAACCGGCCCCTCGGAGTCCCCTGGTCCTTCCGCACCAACTGGCCCTGTGTCGGACACAGAAGAGGAACCTGGCCCTGAGGGAACACCCCCATCTCGGGGCAGCTCAGGGGAAGGCCTGCCATTCGCAGAGGAGGGGAACCTGACTATCAAGCAGCGGCCGAAGCCAGCCGGTCCCCCTCCCCGTGAGACACCTGTGCCCCCTGGCCTTGACTTCAACCTCACAGAGTCAGATACTGTCAAACGCAGGCCCAAGTGCAAGGAGAGAGAGCCACTACAGACTGCACTGTTGGCCTTTGGGGTAGTGGGCAGTGATACCCCGGGCCCCTCCAATCCCCTGTCCACCCAAGCCCCGTGTGACCCTCCCTCAGCTTCCTCTAACCCTCCACAACGGTCTGAGCCCAGCGTCCTTCCATCGCAAGGAACTTCAGCCTCTTCTCTCAGCTCTGTAACTCAGTCCCCTGGGCACCCAGGGCCCAGTGCTGGACCCGCTCTGGCAAACTCCACAGGCAGTAAGCCCAATGTGGAGACGGAGCCTCCGGCTCCCCCGGCCGCCCTCCTCAAAGTGCCTGGAGCAG GAACAGCTCCCAAGCCTGTGTCTGTGGCCTGCACTCAGCTGGCATTTTCAGGCCCAAAGCTGGCCCCCCGGCTCGGTCCCCGTCCAGTACCCCCTCCAAGGCCCGAGAATACCGGGCCTGTGTGTCCAGGTCGGGCCCAACAGAGACTGGAACAGACCAGCTCATCCTTGGAAGCCGCACTGAGGGCAGCTGAGAAGAGCATTGGCACCGAGGAACGAGACGG CCCCACAGGGACGTCTACCAAGCACATTCTGGATGACATTAGCACTATGTTCGATGCCCTGGCGGACCAGCTGGATGCTATGCTGGACTGA